From Pseudoleptotrichia goodfellowii, a single genomic window includes:
- the ebgA gene encoding beta-galactosidase subunit alpha, which translates to MNKWEDFNILSENTMEPRNHFFRYENLEKAKTFNRYYSENFLLLNGIWKFKYFKNPHEVLEEYHSQITADREIQVPNMWQFEGYGQPHYTDEGFPFPIDFPYVSTDNPTGLYQRYFYLSKEFKNKDIILKAEGIESYYELYINGHYVGLNKGSRLITEFDITDFVNISKENLISIKVLQWSDSTYLEDQDMWWISGIFRDIYIYSKNRFCIEKYVVKTEMKNDYKDSDLIIDLELNTEKFLGKNLEIEFTLYNEKEKIFSEKIVPKKKNIKLKKSIKKIIEWNPENPYLYDLFIILRKDKKIIEVIPQKVGFRYIEVKKGLMYLNGKYFMMHGVNRHDNDHISGRTVGFERMEKDIILMKQNNINSVRTAHYPNSPRFYELCDKYGLMVLSEMDIETHGFVNTDDFNMLINNEKYKKMFVSRVVRQVISQINHPSIIIWSLGNESGYGVNVTHMTNEIKKVDTTRLIHYEEDRYAEDVDIISTMYSRVQMMDNFGRFPSDKPRIICEYAHAMGNGPGGLKEYQEVFYKYPSIQGHFVWEWCDHGIYDKERDIYKYGGDYEDYPNNLNFCMDGLIFSNQKEGPGLKEYKQVISPVLIKKISDIEYKVINRYWFSNLKDIKIYYEIFNGKKLTECNELENIENGSIIKFPRKIVNASIINFKVYKKNKTDYSAENHLLSVYQFQLEEKKQTYEKDNKIPEFHKITENNNEIVITGKNFSIKFSKLNGKLISYNYSGLELIKKPGSINLYKPVIDNHKKENLKWWLPFYFSVIQEHFRKMKIVKEKNKVKISVNSILAPPVYDFGLNCEYEYEIYGNGQINIKLKGKKYGKFLGIIPKIGFEIGLNKDLQNVKYYGRGENENYTDSKEASIIGFYKTTVDNMFINYPYPQDNGNHQDTKELYLTNHFGQGMSVKSENGLNFSAWNYTKENIDKAKHPDELIKSDFITLNLDYKILGLGSNSWGSEVLETYRVYLEDFEYGFSINTYND; encoded by the coding sequence ATGAATAAATGGGAAGATTTCAACATATTAAGTGAGAATACAATGGAACCTAGAAATCACTTTTTTCGATATGAAAATTTAGAAAAAGCCAAAACTTTTAATCGGTATTACAGTGAAAATTTTTTACTATTAAATGGAATTTGGAAATTCAAGTATTTCAAAAATCCTCATGAAGTATTAGAGGAATATCATTCTCAAATTACAGCTGACAGAGAAATACAAGTTCCAAATATGTGGCAATTTGAGGGCTATGGTCAACCTCATTATACCGATGAAGGATTTCCGTTCCCTATAGATTTTCCTTATGTATCGACAGATAATCCCACAGGATTATATCAAAGATATTTTTACTTGAGCAAAGAGTTTAAAAATAAAGATATTATATTAAAAGCTGAAGGTATAGAGAGTTATTATGAATTATATATTAACGGTCATTATGTGGGATTGAATAAAGGAAGCAGGCTAATAACAGAATTTGATATAACAGATTTTGTAAATATATCTAAGGAAAATCTGATTAGTATAAAAGTACTTCAATGGTCTGATTCTACGTATTTAGAAGATCAGGATATGTGGTGGATTTCAGGAATTTTTAGAGATATTTATATATATTCAAAAAATAGATTTTGCATAGAAAAATACGTTGTAAAGACCGAAATGAAAAATGATTATAAAGATTCGGATTTAATTATTGATTTAGAATTGAATACAGAAAAATTTTTGGGCAAAAATTTGGAAATAGAATTTACTTTATATAACGAAAAAGAAAAAATTTTTTCTGAGAAAATTGTGCCTAAGAAAAAAAATATAAAGTTAAAAAAAAGTATCAAAAAAATAATTGAATGGAATCCTGAAAATCCCTATTTATATGATTTGTTTATAATTTTGAGAAAAGATAAAAAAATAATTGAAGTGATTCCTCAAAAGGTCGGTTTCAGATATATAGAAGTTAAAAAGGGGTTGATGTATTTAAACGGAAAATATTTTATGATGCATGGAGTTAATAGACATGACAATGATCATATAAGTGGAAGAACAGTCGGATTTGAAAGAATGGAAAAAGATATAATATTGATGAAACAGAATAATATCAATTCAGTCAGAACAGCACATTATCCCAATTCTCCGAGATTTTACGAATTATGTGATAAATATGGTTTAATGGTATTGTCTGAAATGGATATTGAAACTCATGGATTTGTTAATACAGATGATTTCAATATGCTAATTAATAATGAAAAGTATAAAAAAATGTTTGTTTCCCGTGTAGTAAGACAAGTAATAAGTCAGATAAATCATCCAAGTATAATAATATGGTCATTAGGTAATGAATCAGGATACGGTGTCAATGTAACTCATATGACTAACGAAATAAAGAAAGTAGATACCACTCGGCTAATACATTATGAAGAAGACAGATATGCGGAAGATGTAGATATAATAAGTACAATGTATTCAAGAGTTCAGATGATGGATAACTTTGGAAGATTTCCTTCAGATAAACCGAGAATAATCTGTGAATATGCTCATGCGATGGGAAACGGTCCGGGAGGGTTAAAAGAATATCAGGAAGTATTCTATAAATATCCTTCAATACAGGGGCATTTTGTATGGGAATGGTGTGATCACGGAATTTATGATAAAGAAAGAGATATATACAAATATGGAGGTGATTATGAAGATTATCCGAACAATTTAAATTTTTGTATGGACGGATTAATTTTTTCAAATCAAAAAGAAGGACCGGGATTAAAAGAATATAAACAGGTTATTTCTCCGGTTTTAATAAAGAAAATTTCCGACATTGAATATAAAGTTATAAACAGATACTGGTTCAGTAATTTAAAAGATATAAAAATATATTATGAAATTTTTAACGGAAAGAAACTTACAGAATGCAATGAATTAGAAAATATAGAAAATGGTTCTATAATCAAATTTCCTAGAAAAATAGTAAATGCTTCCATAATTAATTTTAAAGTATATAAAAAGAATAAAACTGATTATTCTGCTGAGAATCATTTATTATCAGTTTACCAATTTCAACTTGAAGAAAAAAAACAGACTTATGAAAAAGACAATAAAATTCCGGAGTTTCATAAGATAACTGAAAATAATAATGAGATTGTAATAACAGGGAAAAATTTCAGTATAAAATTTTCCAAATTAAACGGGAAACTTATATCATATAATTATTCAGGCTTAGAATTGATTAAAAAGCCGGGATCAATTAATTTATACAAACCTGTAATAGATAATCATAAAAAAGAAAATCTAAAATGGTGGCTTCCATTTTATTTTTCAGTAATTCAGGAACATTTCAGAAAAATGAAAATAGTTAAAGAAAAAAATAAAGTGAAAATTTCTGTGAACAGTATTTTAGCTCCTCCTGTATATGATTTCGGATTAAATTGTGAGTATGAATATGAAATTTACGGAAATGGACAAATAAATATAAAATTGAAAGGAAAAAAATATGGGAAATTTTTGGGAATTATACCAAAAATAGGTTTTGAAATAGGATTGAATAAAGATTTACAAAATGTGAAATATTATGGAAGAGGAGAAAATGAAAATTATACTGACAGTAAAGAAGCTTCAATTATAGGATTTTATAAAACAACAGTTGATAATATGTTTATAAATTATCCATATCCTCAAGATAATGGAAATCATCAGGATACAAAAGAATTATATCTGACAAATCATTTCGGACAGGGAATGTCGGTTAAATCAGAAAACGGGCTCAATTTCAGTGCTTGGAATTACACAAAAGAAAATATTGATAAAGCTAAGCATCCAGATGAACTAATAAAATCTGATTTTATAACTTTGAATTTAGATTATAAAATATTAGGATTAGGTTCAAATTCTTGGGGTTCTGAAGTCCTAGAAACGTACAGAGTATATTTGGAAGATTTTGAATATGGATTCAGTATAAATACATATAATGATTAG
- a CDS encoding LacI family DNA-binding transcriptional regulator: MITLSEISKIAGVSISTVSRVLSEDETLKVTDEIRNKIIKIADENQYKRKRKKSKNLNEYEEVMILKNYDEETEIEDAYYYYLRTKLENKLKKNNIKIVVERYSKKINLKKNNILIGSYPEKILSDLSKKRCNLILCDSYSDKENIDCVTFNFKNSVYKVLDYIINRGHSNIGFIGGKDSEEKQDFREKYFTKYMKKFNMYKKENIYIENFDFKTGYNKTKEILSLEEYPTALFVATDEIALGCYKAAKEFNKKIPEDISIIGFNNLDMSEYMIPPLTSVQVYMDNIINETINLLKERMIHNKNYTKKILLETKIIERDSVKQLLL; this comes from the coding sequence ATGATAACATTATCAGAAATTTCTAAAATTGCAGGAGTGTCTATTTCAACTGTTTCCAGAGTGTTATCTGAAGATGAAACTTTAAAAGTGACTGATGAAATAAGAAATAAAATTATAAAAATAGCTGATGAAAACCAATATAAGAGAAAAAGAAAAAAAAGTAAAAATCTGAATGAATATGAAGAGGTAATGATATTAAAAAATTATGATGAAGAAACTGAAATTGAAGATGCGTATTACTATTATTTAAGAACAAAACTTGAAAATAAGTTGAAAAAAAATAATATAAAAATAGTAGTTGAAAGGTATAGTAAAAAAATAAATCTAAAAAAAAATAATATTTTGATTGGAAGTTATCCTGAAAAAATTTTATCGGATTTATCTAAAAAGAGGTGTAATTTAATTTTATGTGATTCTTATTCAGATAAGGAAAATATAGATTGTGTTACTTTTAATTTTAAAAATTCTGTTTATAAAGTTTTAGACTATATTATAAATAGAGGGCATTCTAATATAGGTTTTATAGGAGGAAAAGATAGTGAAGAAAAACAGGATTTTCGTGAAAAATATTTTACAAAATATATGAAAAAATTTAATATGTATAAAAAAGAAAATATTTATATAGAAAATTTTGATTTTAAAACAGGATATAATAAAACAAAAGAAATATTATCTTTAGAAGAGTATCCGACAGCATTATTTGTAGCAACAGATGAAATAGCACTTGGTTGTTATAAAGCTGCAAAAGAATTTAATAAAAAAATACCTGAAGATATTTCTATAATAGGATTTAATAATTTAGATATGTCTGAATATATGATACCTCCGCTGACATCAGTTCAGGTATATATGGATAATATAATAAATGAAACAATAAATTTACTGAAAGAAAGAATGATACATAATAAAAATTATACTAAAAAAATTCTTTTGGAAACCAAAATAATAGAAAGAGACAGTGTGAAGCAGTTATTGTTATAA
- a CDS encoding uracil-DNA glycosylase has product MVNIGNDWDEVFKGEFEKEYYQNLRKFLINEYRTKRIYPKADEIFTAFKLTGYKDCKIVLLGQDPYHGINQAHGLAFSVKEGVKLPPSLQNMYKEISEEYGYEMSKNGYLVPWAKQGVLLLNTALTVIADNANSHSKIGWEIFTDNVIEYLNEREEPLIFILWGNNARSKKRLINTGKHYILEAAHPSPLSASRGFFGCGHFKKANEILKELGKEEIDWRM; this is encoded by the coding sequence ATGGTTAATATAGGAAATGACTGGGATGAAGTTTTTAAAGGAGAATTTGAAAAAGAATATTATCAGAATTTAAGAAAATTTCTGATAAATGAATACAGAACAAAAAGAATATATCCGAAAGCCGATGAAATATTTACGGCTTTCAAGCTGACAGGTTATAAAGACTGTAAAATAGTTTTACTCGGGCAGGATCCTTATCACGGTATAAATCAAGCACATGGTCTTGCATTTTCTGTAAAAGAAGGAGTGAAACTTCCTCCGTCATTACAAAATATGTACAAGGAAATAAGCGAGGAGTACGGTTATGAAATGAGTAAAAACGGTTATCTCGTTCCTTGGGCAAAACAGGGAGTGCTGCTTCTTAATACGGCTCTTACAGTTATTGCCGATAATGCAAATTCTCACTCGAAAATCGGTTGGGAAATATTTACGGATAATGTAATAGAATATCTTAATGAAAGAGAAGAACCTCTGATTTTCATACTTTGGGGAAATAATGCCAGAAGTAAAAAAAGACTTATAAATACAGGAAAACACTATATTTTAGAAGCAGCTCACCCGAGTCCTTTATCTGCAAGTAGAGGATTTTTTGGATGCGGACACTTTAAGAAAGCTAACGAAATATTAAAAGAACTCGGAAAAGAAGAGATTGATTGGAGGATGTAG
- a CDS encoding SAM hydrolase/SAM-dependent halogenase family protein, whose amino-acid sequence MNNMLVLQTDFGLQDGAVAAMYGVSLGVNPDLKIYNLTHEIETYNIWDASYRLVQTLQYWPEGTVFVSVVDPGVGSSRKSIVAKTKDKKYIVTPDNGTLTHIHSNIGIEEIREIDETKNRLPYSGESYTFHGRDIYAFTGARLASGVISYEEVGPKISLDEMVCLNTTEVTVDEDGMIKGTIDILDIRFGNLWTNIPKEIFDKVGINYGDTLELNIKHDTRNVFNSSVKFVKSFAEVHVGRTLLYVNSLNKIGVAINQGSFSRAHQVESGYQWKVELKKISK is encoded by the coding sequence ATGAATAATATGCTTGTTTTACAAACGGATTTCGGGTTACAGGACGGAGCAGTTGCTGCAATGTACGGAGTTTCTTTGGGAGTAAATCCTGATTTGAAGATATATAATTTGACACATGAAATCGAGACATATAATATATGGGATGCTTCTTATAGATTAGTACAGACTTTACAGTATTGGCCAGAGGGAACGGTTTTTGTATCGGTTGTTGATCCGGGAGTAGGAAGTTCGAGAAAAAGCATAGTTGCAAAAACAAAAGACAAAAAGTATATAGTAACTCCTGATAACGGCACGCTGACTCATATACATTCCAATATCGGCATTGAGGAAATAAGAGAAATAGATGAAACAAAAAACAGATTACCTTATTCGGGAGAGTCTTATACATTCCACGGACGGGATATATATGCTTTTACAGGAGCAAGGCTGGCAAGCGGAGTTATTTCTTATGAAGAAGTCGGTCCTAAAATTTCTTTAGATGAAATGGTATGTTTGAATACAACAGAAGTAACAGTTGATGAAGATGGAATGATAAAAGGAACTATTGATATACTTGATATAAGATTCGGTAATTTATGGACAAATATTCCGAAAGAAATTTTTGATAAAGTAGGTATAAATTACGGAGATACTTTGGAGTTGAATATAAAACATGACACAAGAAATGTCTTTAACAGCAGTGTGAAATTCGTAAAATCTTTTGCGGAAGTGCATGTAGGAAGAACATTATTATATGTAAATTCTTTAAATAAAATAGGTGTTGCTATAAATCAGGGATCATTTTCAAGAGCTCATCAGGTAGAATCAGGTTATCAATGGAAAGTCGAACTGAAAAAAATAAGTAAATAG
- a CDS encoding energy-coupling factor transporter transmembrane component T family protein, with protein sequence MAGNFLLEYIEKDSVVHRMNGAAKLISFLLWTTAIMLTYDTRFLIFLTVFGFFLFKVSKIRFKEVKIVFYLISVFLLLNLMMIFLFSPLEGTKIYGTQHDIFRIAGRYVLTWEQLFYEFNIFVKYISVIPVALLFIVTTHPSEFASSVNRIGVPYKFSYAVSIALRYIPTVQEDFMTINKAQQAKGVDVSKKVGFIKRIKNVSYTLMPLIFSSIEEIDVISNAMLLRGFGKKNKRTWYCEKKMTSKDISGILLTLVFVIISILLIKMNNGRFYNPFR encoded by the coding sequence ATGGCAGGTAATTTTTTACTCGAATACATAGAAAAAGACTCAGTTGTACATCGAATGAACGGAGCTGCAAAATTAATAAGTTTTCTATTATGGACAACCGCAATTATGCTGACTTACGATACAAGATTTCTTATATTTTTGACAGTTTTCGGTTTTTTTCTGTTTAAAGTCTCAAAAATAAGATTTAAAGAAGTAAAAATCGTTTTTTATCTAATTTCTGTATTTTTACTTTTGAATTTAATGATGATTTTTTTGTTTTCTCCTCTGGAAGGAACAAAAATTTACGGGACGCAGCATGATATTTTTAGAATTGCGGGAAGATATGTTCTGACTTGGGAACAGTTATTTTATGAATTTAATATATTTGTAAAATATATATCGGTTATTCCTGTTGCGTTACTTTTTATAGTAACAACTCATCCGAGTGAATTTGCATCTTCGGTAAACAGAATAGGTGTTCCTTATAAATTTTCTTATGCGGTATCTATTGCACTGAGATATATACCGACTGTTCAGGAAGATTTTATGACTATAAATAAGGCACAGCAGGCTAAAGGTGTGGATGTGTCCAAAAAAGTCGGTTTTATTAAAAGGATAAAAAATGTTTCTTATACATTGATGCCGCTTATATTTTCAAGTATCGAGGAAATAGATGTTATAAGTAATGCTATGCTTTTAAGAGGATTCGGAAAGAAAAATAAAAGGACATGGTATTGTGAGAAAAAAATGACGTCAAAGGATATTTCCGGTATTTTGCTGACTCTTGTATTTGTTATTATTTCGATATTATTGATAAAAATGAATAACGGAAGATTCTATAATCCTTTTAGATAA
- a CDS encoding ABC transporter ATP-binding protein, which yields METSGRKEAVSFENFTFQYESQSEPTLYDINLKIYEGEKVLIIGPSGSGKSTLGHCINGLAPYFYKGEIKGKVGIYNKEIKGIFGHSEYVGTVLQDSDAQFVGLSVAEDIAFALENDNVKTDTMKKQVHEIADFVKIGDLLTMKPHDLSGGQKQKVSLAGIMVEDTKIVLYDEPLANLDPLSGKYAIELIDELHHRKNLTTVIIEHRLEDVLHRKVDRVVVIDKGRIIVDDIPDNILKSDILKEINIREPLYISALKYSGVNLNKYDKVSDVENMDLSGIKENISNWIKHNPAKEKQNNSETILKLENIDFSYNEKRKILKNINIDIKEGEMVSIVGSNGAGKSTLSKVIAGFEKQDIGKIFYKGQEINDESITDRAEKIGFVLQNPNAMISKVTVFDEVALGLKIRGVSPEEIEKRVFKALDICKLKPFRNWPIKVLSYGQKKRVTIASILALEPKIIIVDEPTAGQDLFHYKEIMEFLKQLNDYGITILFITHDMHLMLEYTDKAYAFNDGEIIKEGKPSEVLADKKVLEEANLKETSLHYLAEAVGANPQDLIKTFVYYEKADK from the coding sequence TTGGAGACAAGCGGGAGAAAAGAAGCTGTAAGTTTTGAAAATTTTACATTTCAGTATGAAAGTCAATCGGAGCCCACATTGTATGATATAAATCTGAAAATATACGAAGGCGAGAAAGTCTTGATAATAGGACCGTCAGGCTCGGGGAAAAGTACATTGGGACATTGTATTAACGGCTTGGCTCCTTACTTTTACAAAGGTGAAATAAAGGGGAAAGTCGGAATTTACAATAAAGAGATTAAAGGAATTTTTGGGCATTCCGAATATGTGGGGACTGTTCTTCAGGATTCGGATGCTCAGTTTGTAGGGTTGAGTGTTGCCGAAGATATAGCTTTTGCTTTGGAAAATGATAATGTTAAAACAGATACAATGAAAAAACAGGTGCATGAGATAGCTGATTTTGTGAAAATCGGAGATTTACTGACAATGAAGCCCCATGATTTATCCGGAGGACAGAAACAGAAGGTCTCCCTTGCGGGAATAATGGTCGAAGATACTAAAATAGTTCTTTACGACGAACCTCTTGCAAATCTGGATCCGCTCAGTGGAAAATATGCAATAGAGCTGATAGACGAGCTTCATCATCGTAAAAATCTTACGACTGTAATAATCGAGCATAGATTAGAAGACGTGCTCCATAGAAAAGTGGATAGAGTTGTCGTTATTGATAAAGGAAGAATAATTGTGGACGATATTCCTGATAATATTCTTAAAAGTGATATTCTGAAAGAAATAAATATAAGAGAGCCTTTATACATATCGGCACTTAAATACAGCGGCGTAAATCTCAATAAGTATGATAAAGTTTCAGATGTTGAAAATATGGATCTTTCAGGCATCAAAGAAAATATAAGTAACTGGATAAAACACAATCCTGCAAAAGAAAAACAGAATAATTCGGAAACAATATTAAAACTCGAAAATATTGATTTTTCCTATAATGAAAAAAGAAAAATACTGAAAAATATAAATATTGATATAAAAGAAGGGGAAATGGTAAGTATAGTAGGCTCTAACGGTGCCGGAAAGTCTACTTTGTCTAAAGTTATCGCAGGTTTTGAAAAACAGGATATAGGAAAAATCTTTTATAAAGGTCAAGAAATTAATGACGAAAGCATCACTGACAGAGCTGAAAAAATAGGATTTGTTTTACAAAATCCCAATGCAATGATTTCCAAAGTGACGGTTTTTGACGAAGTAGCTTTAGGACTTAAAATAAGAGGAGTTTCTCCTGAAGAAATTGAAAAACGTGTGTTTAAAGCTTTAGATATATGTAAATTAAAGCCTTTCAGAAACTGGCCTATAAAAGTGCTGAGTTACGGACAGAAAAAAAGAGTTACGATAGCATCAATACTGGCACTTGAGCCTAAAATAATAATAGTGGACGAGCCTACTGCAGGACAGGATCTGTTCCATTATAAAGAAATAATGGAATTTTTGAAACAACTGAATGATTACGGAATTACGATATTATTCATAACTCACGATATGCATTTGATGCTCGAATATACTGATAAAGCCTACGCTTTTAATGACGGAGAAATAATAAAAGAAGGAAAACCGTCGGAAGTTCTGGCTGATAAAAAAGTTCTTGAAGAAGCCAATCTGAAAGAAACATCATTACATTATCTGGCAGAGGCTGTGGGGGCAAATCCTCAAGATTTAATAAAAACTTTTGTGTATTATGAAAAGGCGGATAAATAA
- a CDS encoding ECF-type riboflavin transporter substrate-binding protein, with translation MNETGIKKVVAAGIGAAIYIVLARFAAIPSPIPNTMIQITFAFLALMAFIYGPVTGLAIGFIGHTINDITAYGSPWFSWIIVTAFFGFSMGVLGKYIGLENFNLTKIVKFIIGDIVISAIGWGLLAPTLDIVLYKEPASKVFAQGMVAGTSNALTVVVLGTILILGYSKTIVNKGSLKKED, from the coding sequence ATGAATGAAACAGGAATAAAAAAAGTAGTAGCTGCGGGGATAGGAGCTGCAATATATATTGTGTTGGCGAGGTTTGCGGCAATTCCAAGTCCGATTCCGAATACAATGATTCAGATAACTTTTGCGTTTTTGGCATTAATGGCTTTTATATACGGTCCTGTTACGGGGTTGGCGATAGGATTTATAGGACACACTATAAATGATATAACTGCATACGGTTCGCCATGGTTCAGTTGGATAATCGTTACGGCGTTTTTCGGCTTTTCTATGGGTGTTTTAGGAAAATATATAGGTTTGGAAAATTTCAATTTAACAAAAATAGTAAAATTTATAATAGGAGATATAGTAATTTCCGCAATAGGTTGGGGACTGTTAGCTCCAACTCTTGATATAGTTTTGTACAAAGAGCCTGCAAGTAAAGTTTTTGCTCAGGGAATGGTAGCAGGGACAAGTAATGCTTTGACAGTAGTTGTCTTAGGGACAATTCTCATATTAGGATATTCTAAAACAATTGTAAATAAAGGAAGTTTAAAAAAAGAGGATTAA
- a CDS encoding NAD(P)H-dependent flavin oxidoreductase, which produces MKEFKGIKIGKHYIEKPLVQGGMGVGLSWDQLAGNVSKNGCLGTISAICTGYYQNMRFAKKLVNGRPFGTENTYSREALFEIFKNARKICGDKPLACNVLRAINDYERVVTDALDAGADIIVTGAGLPLELPRLTKDYPGVAIVPIVSSARALKVICKKWKSEGRLPDAVIVEGPKSGGHQGAKYDELFSPEHQLEYVLPLVKEERDKWGDFPIIAAGGIWDSDDIRKIIELGADAAQMGTRFVGTYECDASMELKKVLLNAKEEDIAIVSSPVGYPGRAIRTDLIKNLVPDDKRIKCISNCVFPCGRGQGARRVGYCIADSLGDAYLGRLQTGLFFSGANGYRLKEIVHVKDLIDELMSN; this is translated from the coding sequence ATGAAAGAATTTAAAGGAATAAAAATAGGTAAACACTATATTGAAAAACCTCTCGTCCAAGGTGGAATGGGCGTAGGTTTGAGTTGGGATCAGCTCGCAGGGAATGTTTCAAAAAACGGCTGTCTCGGAACTATAAGTGCAATATGTACAGGATATTATCAAAATATGAGATTTGCAAAGAAACTTGTAAATGGAAGACCTTTCGGTACAGAAAACACCTACAGCAGAGAAGCTTTATTTGAAATTTTTAAAAATGCAAGAAAAATATGTGGAGATAAACCTCTTGCATGTAACGTTTTACGTGCTATAAACGATTATGAAAGAGTAGTTACCGATGCTCTCGATGCCGGTGCCGACATTATTGTAACCGGAGCCGGATTGCCTTTGGAATTGCCAAGGCTTACAAAAGATTATCCGGGTGTTGCTATCGTACCTATTGTTTCATCTGCAAGAGCCTTAAAAGTAATATGTAAAAAATGGAAATCCGAAGGTCGACTGCCTGATGCCGTAATTGTTGAAGGTCCTAAAAGCGGAGGACATCAGGGGGCAAAATATGACGAGCTTTTTTCTCCTGAACATCAGCTTGAATATGTCTTACCTCTAGTAAAAGAAGAAAGGGATAAATGGGGAGACTTTCCTATAATTGCTGCAGGAGGAATATGGGATTCCGACGATATTCGTAAAATAATAGAGCTTGGAGCCGATGCGGCTCAAATGGGAACAAGATTTGTCGGTACTTATGAATGTGATGCCAGTATGGAGCTGAAGAAAGTTTTACTTAATGCCAAAGAAGAAGACATCGCTATTGTAAGTTCTCCTGTAGGTTATCCGGGACGTGCAATCAGAACCGACCTTATTAAAAACCTTGTTCCTGACGACAAAAGAATAAAATGTATCAGCAACTGTGTATTTCCTTGCGGTCGTGGACAGGGAGCAAGAAGAGTAGGCTACTGTATTGCTGACAGTTTGGGAGATGCTTATTTGGGAAGACTTCAGACAGGTTTATTCTTTTCCGGGGCAAATGGATACAGACTTAAAGAAATTGTACATGTGAAAGATTTGATTGACGAATTGATGTCAAATTAG